One stretch of Oncorhynchus clarkii lewisi isolate Uvic-CL-2024 chromosome 3, UVic_Ocla_1.0, whole genome shotgun sequence DNA includes these proteins:
- the LOC139405915 gene encoding lens fiber membrane intrinsic protein-like, whose product MHSFMGGGLFCAIVGNILLVVSTATDYWMQYRLSGSFAHQGLWRYCMSGKCYMQTDSIAYWNATRAFMILSAMSCFAGIIAGILSFAHFSAFERFNRSFAAGIMFFVSTLFVLLAMAIYTGVTVNFLGKRFGDWRFSWSYILGWVALLMTFFAGIFYMCAYRMHECRRVVGPR is encoded by the exons ATGCACAGCTTTATGGGAGGGGGCCTGTTCTGCGCCATAGTGGGGAACATCCTGCTGGTGGTCTCAACTGCGACAGACTACTGGATGCAGTACCGCTTGTCGGGGAGCTTCGCCCACCAGGGCCTGTGGAGGTACTGCATGTCGGGCAAGTGCTACATGCAGACGGACAGCATTG CCTACTGGAATGCCACCCGTGCCTTCATGATCCTGTCAGCCATGTCGTGCTTCGCGGGCATCATCGCAGGCATTCTCTCCTTTGCCCATTTCTCCGCCTTCGAGAGGTTCAACCGCTCCTTCGCTGCAGGGATCATGTTCTTCGTCTCCA CTCTCTTTGTTCTGCTTGCAATGGCCATCTACACTGGAGTGACGGTGAACTTCCTGGGGAAGCGCTTCGGTGATTGGCGCTTCTCTTGGTCCTACATACTGGGCTGGGTGGCACTGCTCATGACCTTCTTTGCAG GAATATTTTACATGTGTGCCTACAGAATGCATGAATGCAGGAGAGTGGTGGGCCCACGCTAA
- the LOC139405914 gene encoding free fatty acid receptor 2-like: MCSFWFCLSYSFKAMVWVKSEVILSVYIITFLIGLPANILALYAFSIKIHKKPTPTDILLLNLIVSDLLFLLFLPLKMYEAASGMQWNLPEFLCSITSYTFFSTIYTSSLLLMAVSVVRYLAVAFPITYRQLSKPFYSVVASTIIWLLTTAHCSIVFIIQHHPDLSPSNTSVCYENFTKQQLTILLPVRLEFFVMLCLVPLMVCIFCYLRCIWILYMLPRISPGQKQKAIGMALGTLAVFLVCVFPYNFSHVLGFLTGHSPPWRYYTLLLSAFNTCLDPIIFYFSSSTFRITIKMSICKMLGLRHGQAAIQRESTIAYIGQE, encoded by the coding sequence ATGTGTTCTTTTTGGTTTTGTTTATCTTATAGCTTCAAGGCCATGGTGTGGGTGAAAAGTGAGGTGATTCTGTCCGTCTACATCATCACTTTCCTGATTGGCCTGCCTGCCAACATCCTGGCACTCTACGCCTTCAGCATCAAGATCCACAAAAAGCCCACTCCCACAGACATCCTCCTGCTCAACCTGATCGTGTCCGACCTCCTCTTTCTTCTTTTCCTGCCTCTCAAGATGTACGAGGCGGCCTCCGGCATGCAGTGGAACCTGCCCGAGTTCCTCTGCTCCATCACTTCCTACACCTTCTTCTCCACTATCTACACCAGTTCTCTCCTGTTGATGGCTGTCAGTGTGGTCCGGTACCTGGCGGTTGCCTTCCCCATCACCTACCGCCAACTCAGCAAACCTTTCTATTCTGTGGTGGCCAGCACAATCATCTGGCTTCTCACCACTGCCCACTGCAGCATCGTGTTCATCATCCAGCACCATCCGGACCTCTCCCCAAGCAACACCTCCGTCTGCTACGAGAACTTTACCAAACAACAGCTGACCATCCTCCTCCCGGTGCGTCTGGAGTTCTTCGTCATGCTCTGCTTGGTTCCTCTCATGGTTTGCATCTTCTGCTACCTCCGCTGTATCTGGATCCTGTACATGCTCCCCAGGATCAGCCCGGGCCAGAAGCAGAAGGCCATCGGGATGGCGCTGGGTACTCTGGCCGTCTTCCTTGTGTGTGTCTTTCCCTACAACTTCTCCCATGTGCTGGGTTTCTTAACAGGGCACAGCCCCCCGTGGAGGTACTACACCCTGCTGCTCAGCGCCTTCAACACCTGCCTGGACCCTATCATCTtctacttctcctcctccaccttccgcATCACTATCAAGATGTCCATCTGCAAGATGCTGGGACTGCGACATGGTCAGGCTGCGATCCAAAGGGAAAGCACAATAGCCTATATTGGCCAAGAGTAG
- the LOC139393305 gene encoding cell adhesion molecule 4-like, producing the protein MMCSSGFRFMTENRGPTQTDTLTTSSEAINVSILSITWYQDPNRLKTPRTLMDILSFITGCTLVSLGHCWMVKVPNTVKAVDGSCVEVSCHTAPHHRVIWYQYHSVHYPKLYDGKEPTSVGASFRGRTSVPGNSAEGDCTLRFESVTWGDNNLKLYVWINPDESAPQKFHHQIVTITIENRKAPALSMKNAMVDGALFQANCSVWHSCPSSPPSLHWSRLPVNSTAVTSMEEKGGLWVSTETIQGRGTCQLHKKEMKCTAQFATVQTESQPVILNISYAPVGVKMMADEQPVSEGHSVNLECVADSNPQPGLYVWIRRQGGQSIQTNSAQGKMSYPNISRDSSFSCIVQNNIGSSQSAWLFLDVNFPPAILSDSTCSLKGGILTCVCRAEARPNATLHWTISGSSTLPSSFTSITIYSDNTVSAELTGPVESRPNVSCVASNSLATDIQQLPLDTKFTAGQFLPWMLTALAVGSVFLGCVMFVCRRRCRERPKASSNLHTLDIPLRQGDMSESLRYSNPQKPPQKPERTKPKAMPMAIPKEKARADSQSSVYENDFVPKKPSQNPAKNDEKIKLQDSTKAMCSDMDDIYQNY; encoded by the exons ATGATGTGCAGTAGTGGTTTTCGCTTTATGACAGAGAACAGAGGGCCAACTCAGACAGACACGCTCACCACCTCCTCTGAAG CTATAAACGTCAGTATCCTAAGCATCACATGGTATCAGGACCCTAATAGACTAAAGACACCACGGACTCTAATGGACATCCTCAGCTTCATCACAG GGTGCACACTTGTCTCGCTTGGTCACTGTTGGATGGTGAAGGTGCCCAATACTGTGAAGGCAGTAGATGGCAGCTGTGTAGAAGTGTCCTGTCACACCGCCCCCCACCACAGGGTCATCTGGTACCAGTATCATAGCGTTCACTATCCTAAGCTTTATGATGGCAAGGAACCGACCAGTGTGGGGGCCAGTTTTAGAGGGCGTACATCAGTGCCAGGCAATTCAGCAGAGGGGGACTGTACACTGAGGTTTGAGAGTGTGACGTGGGGAGACAATAACCTCAAGCTCTACGTGTGGATCAACCCTGATGAGTCCGCTCCACAAAAGTTCCATCATCAGATCGTAACAATTACAATTGAAA ATAGAAAAGCTCCTGCCTTATCCATGAAGAATGCAATGGTGGATGGAGCCTTATTCCAGGCCAACTGTAGTGTCTGGCATTCCtgcccatcctctcctccatcccttcacTGGAGCCGCTTGCCTGTCAATTCTACAGCGGTGACGTCAATGGAGGAAAAGGGAGGGCTGTGGGTGTCCACTGAGACAATACAAGGAAGAGGAACGTGCCAACTGCACAAAAAAGAGATGAAATGCACCGCTCAATTCGCTACAGTCCAAACTGAGAGTCAACCAGTCATTCTTAACATCTCGT ATGCCCCTGTAGGTGTGAAGATGATGGCGGATGAACAGCCAGTCAGTGAAGGTCATAGTGTCAATCTGGAGTGTGTTGCTGACAGCAACCCCCAGCCAGGCCTGTATGTGTGGATCAGACGACAGGGAGGCCAAAGCATCCAAACGAATTCCGCTCAGGGAAAAATGTCCTATCCCAACATTAGCCGAGACTCTTCATTCTCCTGCATTGTCCAAAACAATATTGGATCAAGTCAGTCAGCCTGGCTGTTTCTGGATGTCAACT TCCCCCCAGCAATCCTCTCGGACTCCACTTGCTCCTTGAAGGGTGGGattctgacctgtgtgtgtagAGCAGAAGCCCGACCTAATGCCACTCTGCACTGGACGATCAGCGGAAGCAGCACTCTCCCATCCTCCTTCACTTCCATCACCATATACAGTGATAATACTGTGTCAGCAGAACTCACTGGGCCTGTGGAAAGTCGACCAAATGTCTCCTGCGTAGCCAGTAACTCACTGGCCACTGACATCCAGCAGCTGCCCCTTGACACAAAATTCACAGCTGGACAGT TTCTGCCATGGATGCTGACTGCTCTGGCAGTTGGAAGTGTCTTTCTTGGATGTGTAATGTTTGTATGCAGAAGACGTTGCAGAGAGAG ACCAAAGGCCAGCTCTAATCTCCACACGTTGGATATCCCTCTAAG GCAAGGTGACATGTCAGAGTCCCTAAGGTACAGCAATCCCCAAAA ACCACCGCAAAAGCCTGAGAGGACCAAGCCTAAGGCCATGCCCATGGCCATACCCAAGGAGAAAGCACGGGCGGATAGCCAATCGTCAGTCTACGAAAATGACTTTGTGCCAAAGAAGCCTAGTCAAAACCCAGCAAAGAACGACGAGAAGATCAAATTACAAGATAGCACAAAG GCTATGTGTTCAGACATGGATGATATTTACCAAAATTATTGA